The proteins below are encoded in one region of Microbispora sp. NBC_01189:
- the gltB gene encoding glutamate synthase large subunit, which yields MPAARLGLPGGLPEPQGLYDPAFEHDACGVAMVADVQGRRSYDIVAKALTALRNLDHRGASGSEPDTGDGAGILTQIPDAFFRAVTAELGWRGELPAEGAYAAGTAFLPADEQARAAASGIIERIAAEEGVNILGWRDLPVDRDLPGATARAVMPHFAQLFVTAPGGETGADLDRIVFAFRKRAEHEADVYFSSLSSRTIVYKGMLTSLQVEPFFADLSDERYVSAIALVHSRFSTNTFPSWPLAHPYRYVAHNGEINTVRGNRNWMRAREAMLATGLIPGDLRRLFPICDPDGSDTASFDETLELLHLGGRSLPHAVLMMIPEAWENHTEMDPARRAFYEFHSTLMEAWDGPASITFSDGTLVGAVLDRNGLRPGRFWVTDDGLVVLASEAGVLSDIPQEKVVRKGRLQPGRMFLVDTARGRIIEDDEVKAELAAAEPYGEWLHAGLVRFEELPEREHEHPTHEALVKRQQTFGYTEEELRIILTPMARNGAEPIGSMGTDSPVAVLSEKPRLLFDYFSQLFAQVTNPPLDAIREELVTSLQSTIGPEGNLLDPGPASCRRLVLPYPVIDNDELAKIVHINDEGALPGFQPYVVSGLFDAAGGGEALVRRLEEIRLEVSRAIEDGARIIVLSDRGSSRERAPIPSLLLTGAVHHHLIREKSRTRVGLVIETGEARECHHMALLVGYGASAINPYLALETVEDMIATGQLDLDPRKAVRNLIKAYGKGVLKVMSKMGVSTVASYTGAQIFEALGLGAEVIDRCFTGTTSRLGGVGFDVLAREALERHARAYPRAENPHRRLEVGGEYQWRREGEPHLFNPTTVFKLQHSTRTRRYEIFKEYTSLVDGQSQKLMTLRGLFRLRPAGAPIPIDEVEPVESIVKRFSTGAMSYGSISMEAHETLAIAMNRLGAKSNTGEGGEDPERLHDPERRSAIKQVASGRFGVTSEYLVNADDLQIKMAQGAKPGEGGQLPGHKVYPWIAKTRHSTPGVGLISPPPHHDIYSIEDLAQLIHDLKNSNPRARVHVKLVAEVGVGTVAAGVSKAHADVVLISGHDGGTGASPLTSVKHAGAPWELGLAETQQTLLLNGLRDRIVVQADGQLKTGRDVVIAALLGAEEYGFATAPLVVSGCVMMRVCHLDTCPVGVATQNPELRRRFSGKPEFVVNFFEFVAQEVREYLAELGYRSLDEVIGRADLLDTTRAVEHWKAAGLDLSPILHQPELPEGTPRRRVAEQDHGLDKALDNTLIQLAEGALSLGEPVTLELPIRNVNRTVGTMLGHEVTKRYGGAGLPDNTIDVSFTGSAGNSFGAFVPRGVTLRLTGDANDYLGKGLSGGRIVVRPHPDAPFEAETQVVSGNVGLYGATSGEVFVRGIVGERFCVRNSGATAVVEGVGDHGCEYMTGGRAVVLGATGRNFAAGMSGGVAYVLDLRPERVNREMVELEALNDEDAEFLREIVDRHLTETGSTVAKALLADWDAALGRFAKIMPTDYKRVLLARAAAEAEGRDIDEAVMAAVHG from the coding sequence ATGCCTGCTGCCCGCCTTGGCCTTCCCGGAGGTCTCCCCGAGCCTCAGGGACTCTACGACCCCGCCTTCGAGCATGACGCCTGCGGCGTCGCCATGGTCGCAGACGTGCAGGGTCGCCGCAGCTACGACATCGTCGCCAAGGCACTGACGGCCCTCCGCAACCTCGACCACCGGGGCGCGAGCGGCAGCGAGCCGGACACCGGCGACGGAGCGGGCATCCTCACCCAGATCCCCGACGCGTTCTTCCGCGCCGTAACCGCCGAGCTGGGATGGCGCGGCGAGCTTCCCGCGGAGGGCGCGTACGCCGCGGGCACCGCGTTCCTGCCGGCGGACGAGCAGGCGAGGGCCGCCGCGAGCGGGATCATCGAGCGGATCGCCGCCGAGGAGGGCGTGAACATCCTCGGCTGGCGCGACCTGCCGGTGGACCGCGACCTGCCCGGCGCCACCGCGCGGGCGGTCATGCCCCACTTCGCGCAGCTGTTCGTGACCGCGCCCGGCGGCGAGACCGGTGCCGACCTCGACCGGATCGTGTTCGCCTTCCGCAAGCGGGCCGAGCACGAGGCGGACGTCTACTTCTCCTCGCTGTCCTCGCGGACCATCGTCTACAAGGGCATGCTGACCTCGCTGCAGGTCGAGCCGTTCTTCGCCGACCTGTCCGACGAGCGCTACGTGAGCGCGATCGCGCTGGTCCACTCGCGCTTCTCGACCAACACCTTCCCCTCCTGGCCGCTGGCCCACCCGTACCGGTACGTCGCGCACAACGGCGAGATCAACACCGTCCGCGGCAACCGCAACTGGATGCGCGCCCGCGAGGCGATGCTCGCCACCGGCCTGATACCGGGCGACCTGCGGCGGCTGTTCCCCATCTGCGACCCGGACGGCTCCGACACCGCCTCGTTCGACGAGACGCTGGAGCTGCTGCACCTCGGCGGCAGGTCGCTGCCGCACGCCGTGCTGATGATGATCCCGGAGGCGTGGGAGAACCACACCGAGATGGACCCGGCCCGCCGGGCCTTCTACGAGTTCCACTCCACCCTCATGGAGGCGTGGGACGGCCCCGCGTCGATCACCTTCTCCGACGGCACGCTGGTCGGCGCGGTCCTCGACCGCAACGGCCTGCGCCCGGGCCGGTTCTGGGTCACCGACGATGGCCTGGTCGTGCTCGCCTCCGAGGCCGGCGTGCTGTCCGACATCCCGCAGGAGAAGGTCGTCCGCAAGGGCCGCCTGCAGCCGGGCCGGATGTTCCTCGTGGACACCGCGCGCGGCCGGATCATCGAGGACGACGAGGTCAAGGCCGAGCTCGCCGCCGCCGAGCCGTACGGCGAGTGGCTGCACGCGGGCCTGGTCCGCTTCGAGGAGCTGCCCGAGCGCGAGCACGAGCACCCCACCCACGAGGCGCTGGTCAAGCGGCAGCAGACCTTCGGCTACACCGAGGAGGAGCTCCGGATCATCCTCACGCCGATGGCGCGGAACGGCGCCGAGCCGATCGGCTCGATGGGCACCGACAGCCCCGTCGCCGTGCTGAGCGAGAAGCCGCGGCTGCTGTTCGACTACTTCAGCCAGCTCTTCGCGCAGGTCACGAACCCGCCGCTGGACGCCATCCGCGAGGAGCTCGTCACCTCGCTGCAGTCGACGATCGGCCCCGAGGGCAACCTGCTCGACCCCGGCCCGGCCTCGTGCCGCCGGCTCGTGCTGCCCTACCCGGTGATCGACAACGACGAGCTCGCGAAGATCGTCCACATCAACGACGAGGGCGCGCTGCCCGGCTTCCAGCCGTACGTCGTGTCCGGCCTGTTCGACGCCGCCGGCGGCGGCGAGGCGCTGGTGCGGCGGCTGGAGGAGATCCGCCTGGAGGTCTCCCGGGCCATCGAGGACGGCGCCCGGATCATCGTGCTGTCCGACCGCGGGTCCTCCCGCGAGCGGGCGCCGATCCCGTCGCTGCTGCTCACCGGCGCGGTGCACCATCACCTCATCCGGGAGAAGTCCCGCACCCGGGTCGGCCTGGTGATCGAGACCGGCGAGGCCCGCGAGTGCCACCACATGGCCCTGCTCGTCGGGTACGGCGCGAGCGCGATCAACCCCTACCTCGCCCTGGAGACGGTCGAGGACATGATCGCGACCGGTCAGCTCGACCTGGACCCGCGCAAGGCCGTGCGCAACCTCATCAAGGCGTACGGCAAGGGCGTCCTGAAGGTCATGTCCAAGATGGGCGTGTCCACGGTCGCCTCCTACACCGGCGCGCAGATCTTCGAGGCCCTCGGCCTCGGCGCCGAGGTCATCGACAGGTGCTTCACCGGCACCACCTCCCGTCTCGGCGGCGTCGGCTTCGACGTGCTGGCCAGGGAGGCGCTGGAGCGGCACGCGCGGGCCTACCCCCGCGCGGAGAACCCGCACCGGCGGCTGGAGGTCGGCGGCGAGTACCAGTGGCGCCGCGAGGGCGAGCCGCACCTGTTCAACCCGACCACCGTCTTCAAGCTCCAGCACTCCACCCGCACCCGGCGGTACGAGATCTTCAAGGAGTACACGTCCCTGGTGGACGGGCAGTCCCAGAAGCTCATGACGCTGCGCGGCCTGTTCCGGCTGCGTCCCGCCGGCGCGCCGATCCCGATCGACGAGGTCGAGCCGGTCGAGTCGATCGTGAAGCGGTTCTCCACCGGCGCCATGTCGTACGGCTCCATCTCCATGGAGGCGCACGAGACGCTGGCCATCGCGATGAACCGGCTCGGCGCCAAGTCGAACACCGGCGAGGGCGGCGAGGACCCCGAGCGGCTGCACGACCCCGAGCGGCGCAGCGCGATCAAGCAGGTGGCCTCCGGCCGGTTCGGCGTGACCAGCGAATACCTCGTCAACGCCGACGACCTGCAGATCAAGATGGCGCAGGGCGCCAAGCCCGGCGAGGGCGGCCAGCTGCCCGGCCACAAGGTGTATCCGTGGATCGCCAAGACCCGGCACTCCACCCCCGGCGTCGGCCTCATCTCGCCGCCGCCGCACCACGACATCTACTCGATCGAGGACCTCGCCCAGCTCATCCACGACCTGAAGAACTCCAACCCGCGCGCCCGCGTCCACGTGAAGCTGGTCGCCGAGGTCGGAGTAGGGACCGTGGCGGCGGGCGTCAGCAAGGCCCACGCCGACGTCGTTCTGATCTCCGGCCACGACGGCGGCACCGGCGCCTCCCCGCTGACCTCGGTCAAGCACGCGGGCGCCCCCTGGGAGCTCGGCCTGGCCGAGACCCAGCAGACGCTGCTGCTCAACGGGCTGCGCGACCGCATCGTCGTGCAGGCCGACGGCCAGCTCAAGACCGGCCGCGACGTGGTCATCGCGGCGCTGCTCGGCGCCGAGGAGTACGGCTTCGCCACCGCTCCGCTGGTCGTCTCCGGCTGCGTCATGATGCGGGTCTGCCACCTCGACACCTGCCCGGTGGGCGTGGCCACGCAGAACCCCGAGCTGCGCAGGCGGTTCAGCGGCAAGCCCGAGTTCGTGGTGAACTTCTTCGAGTTCGTCGCCCAGGAGGTGCGCGAGTACCTCGCCGAGCTCGGCTACCGCTCGCTCGACGAGGTCATCGGGCGGGCCGACCTGCTCGACACCACCCGCGCGGTCGAGCACTGGAAGGCCGCCGGCCTCGACCTGTCGCCGATCCTGCACCAGCCGGAGCTGCCCGAGGGCACCCCGCGCCGCAGGGTCGCCGAGCAGGACCACGGGCTCGACAAGGCGCTGGACAACACGCTGATCCAGCTCGCCGAGGGCGCGCTGAGCCTCGGCGAGCCGGTCACGCTGGAGCTGCCCATCCGCAACGTCAACCGCACGGTCGGCACCATGCTCGGCCACGAGGTGACCAAGCGGTACGGCGGCGCGGGTCTGCCCGACAACACGATCGACGTGTCGTTCACCGGCTCGGCGGGCAACTCGTTCGGCGCGTTCGTGCCGCGCGGCGTCACGCTGCGGCTGACCGGCGACGCCAACGACTACCTCGGCAAGGGCCTGTCGGGCGGCCGCATCGTCGTCCGGCCGCACCCCGACGCGCCGTTCGAGGCCGAGACGCAGGTCGTCTCGGGCAACGTCGGCCTGTACGGCGCGACGTCCGGCGAGGTCTTCGTCCGCGGCATCGTGGGCGAGCGGTTCTGCGTGCGCAACTCCGGCGCGACCGCCGTCGTCGAGGGCGTGGGCGACCACGGCTGCGAGTACATGACCGGCGGCAGGGCCGTCGTCCTCGGCGCGACCGGCCGCAACTTCGCCGCCGGCATGTCGGGCGGCGTGGCGTACGTGCTCGACCTGCGGCCCGAGCGGGTCAACCGCGAGATGGTGGAGCTCGAGGCGCTGAACGACGAGGACGCCGAGTTCCTGCGGGAGATCGTCGACAGGCACCTCACGGAGACCGGATCCACGGTCGCCAAGGCGCTGCTGGCGGACTGGGACGCCGCGCTCGGCCGGTTCGCGAAGATCATGCCGACCGATTACAAGCGGGTCCTGCTGGCGCGGGCCGCCGCCGAGGCCGAGGGCCGCGACATCGACGAGGCGGTCATGGCCGCCGTCCACGGGTGA